One Natrinema marinum genomic window carries:
- a CDS encoding type 1 glutamine amidotransferase domain-containing protein, producing the protein MTEALFVVSEEGYWGEECVEPLETLSDADVEITVATPSGDPPVVDERSVDPEQVGEETAEHVKEVAENDERLNDPIPVAQADAEGYDAVVFPGGHGTEWDINQDKHARELLREIVEGDGKALVVCHAVGILGFARDSHGAFIVNGRDVTGFPNEWEDGIVDEQDRMPDGRKLPYWVEDEVKAAGGNWDAELDADTSVTVDGDLLTARGPGSSHAAAETLLEELGIELEA; encoded by the coding sequence ATGACCGAAGCACTGTTCGTCGTCAGCGAGGAAGGCTACTGGGGAGAGGAGTGCGTCGAACCGCTCGAGACGCTCTCGGATGCGGATGTCGAGATCACGGTTGCGACGCCTTCGGGCGATCCGCCGGTCGTCGACGAGCGATCGGTCGATCCCGAACAGGTCGGCGAGGAGACCGCCGAACACGTCAAAGAGGTCGCCGAGAACGACGAGCGACTGAACGATCCGATCCCGGTCGCACAGGCCGACGCGGAGGGGTACGACGCCGTCGTCTTCCCCGGCGGCCACGGCACCGAGTGGGACATCAACCAGGACAAACACGCCCGCGAACTCCTGCGGGAGATCGTCGAGGGCGACGGGAAGGCGCTGGTCGTCTGCCACGCCGTCGGCATACTCGGCTTCGCCCGCGACAGCCACGGCGCGTTCATCGTCAACGGCCGCGACGTGACCGGCTTCCCCAACGAGTGGGAGGACGGAATCGTCGACGAGCAAGATCGGATGCCCGACGGCCGCAAGCTGCCCTACTGGGTCGAAGACGAGGTGAAAGCCGCCGGCGGCAACTGGGATGCAGAACTCGACGCCGACACCAGCGTCACCGTCGACGGTGACCTGCTCACCGCTCGTGGCCCCGGCTCCTCGCACGCAGCGGCTGAAACTCTGCTCGAGGAACTGGGTATCGAACTCGAGGCCTGA
- a CDS encoding DUF1918 domain-containing protein — MSFEEDDRVVLNDEHSEFDGETGTVTQTMESMFGDVTYTISFDDGQEAGVPEDDLEAADEDEE; from the coding sequence ATGAGCTTCGAGGAAGACGACCGCGTGGTCCTCAACGACGAGCACAGCGAGTTCGACGGCGAGACCGGCACCGTCACCCAGACGATGGAGTCGATGTTCGGCGACGTCACCTACACGATCAGCTTCGACGACGGTCAGGAGGCCGGCGTCCCCGAGGACGACCTCGAGGCGGCCGACGAAGACGAAGAGTAA